The following coding sequences lie in one Lelliottia jeotgali genomic window:
- a CDS encoding Mobile element protein, which yields MALDAFVEIWDDKYPQISKSWRAHWENLNTLFIYPPDIRKAIYTTNAIESLNSVIRAAIKKRKLFPTDDSVRKVIYLAIKDASKKWSMPIQNWRLAMSRFIIEFGDRLSDHL from the coding sequence ATGGCACTGGATGCGTTCGTGGAAATCTGGGACGATAAATATCCGCAAATCAGCAAAAGCTGGCGCGCACACTGGGAAAACCTCAATACTCTGTTCATTTATCCGCCGGATATCCGTAAAGCTATCTATACCACGAACGCAATTGAATCGCTGAACAGCGTGATCCGTGCAGCCATTAAAAAGCGCAAGCTGTTCCCGACAGATGACTCGGTACGAAAGGTAATTTATCTGGCGATCAAGGATGCGTCGAAAAAATGGAGTATGCCGATCCAGAACTGGCGGCTGGCGATGAGCCGTTTTATTATCGAATTCGGTGATCGCCTGAGCGACCACCTTTAA
- a CDS encoding Mobile element protein: protein MDEKKLKALAAELAKGLKTEADLNQFSRMLTKLTVETALNAELTDHLGHEKNTPKTGSNTRNGYSSKTLLCDDDEIKLNTPRDRENSFEPQLFKKHQTRITQMDSQILSLNAKGMTTREIVATFKEMYDADVSPTLISKVTDALKEQITEWQNRQLDALYPIVYMDYIVVKIRHNGSVINKAVFLALGINTEGQKELLGMWLAENEGAKFWLNVLTELKNRGLQDILIACVDGMKGFPDAINSVFPQTHVQLCIIHMVRNSLKYVA from the coding sequence ATGGACGAAAAGAAGCTTAAAGCCCTTGCGGCTGAACTGGCTAAAGGACTCAAAACCGAGGCCGATCTCAATCAGTTTTCCCGTATGCTGACGAAATTAACTGTCGAAACGGCGCTCAATGCGGAACTGACTGACCATCTCGGGCATGAGAAAAATACCCCCAAAACAGGCTCAAACACCCGCAATGGCTACTCGTCAAAAACGTTGTTGTGCGATGACGACGAGATAAAACTGAACACGCCACGTGACCGTGAAAACTCCTTCGAACCGCAGCTGTTTAAGAAGCATCAGACGCGCATTACGCAGATGGACAGCCAGATTTTATCCCTGAATGCCAAAGGCATGACCACCCGCGAAATCGTCGCCACCTTCAAAGAAATGTACGACGCCGATGTGTCACCTACGCTGATATCTAAGGTCACCGACGCCTTAAAAGAGCAGATCACCGAATGGCAAAACCGACAGCTGGATGCGCTTTATCCCATTGTTTATATGGACTACATTGTTGTTAAAATTCGTCATAATGGAAGTGTAATAAACAAAGCCGTCTTCCTGGCACTGGGGATCAATACCGAAGGCCAGAAAGAGTTGTTGGGCATGTGGCTGGCCGAAAATGAAGGCGCAAAGTTCTGGCTGAATGTGCTGACGGAACTGAAAAACCGTGGCCTTCAGGACATCCTGATTGCCTGTGTGGACGGTATGAAAGGCTTCCCGGATGCGATAAACAGCGTCTTCCCGCAGACCCATGTCCAGCTGTGCATCATCCATATGGTGCGTAACAGCCTGAAATACGTGGCCTAG
- a CDS encoding type VI secretion system effector, giving the protein MSLPAYMFLYDENGMLVSGGCTALGREGAIEVMSSSYGVHQNVDSHTGSMTGTRQHSPFVIHKQIDKISPYLAVCVCESKRLQKAEIRYYEINEAGIEREVYRINLESVVVMGVSANHTYIPGSNNPNMLETVSFRSRGIEWFYLEGMIKYGDSWMKKEEKKQ; this is encoded by the coding sequence ATGTCATTACCGGCTTATATGTTTTTATACGATGAAAATGGAATGTTAGTAAGTGGTGGATGTACAGCTTTAGGTAGAGAGGGTGCTATAGAAGTAATGAGTAGTAGTTATGGTGTCCATCAGAATGTAGACAGCCACACAGGAAGCATGACAGGAACAAGACAACATAGCCCCTTTGTAATTCATAAGCAGATTGACAAAATAAGCCCTTATTTAGCTGTGTGTGTCTGTGAAAGCAAAAGATTACAGAAAGCAGAGATTAGGTATTATGAAATTAATGAAGCTGGTATCGAGCGTGAAGTGTATAGAATAAATCTTGAGAGTGTTGTAGTGATGGGCGTCTCTGCAAATCATACATATATCCCAGGCTCTAACAATCCTAATATGCTCGAAACTGTTTCATTTAGGTCTAGAGGTATTGAGTGGTTTTATTTAGAAGGGATGATTAAATACGGGGATTCATGGATGAAAAAAGAAGAGAAGAAACAATGA
- a CDS encoding Mobile element protein, with product MKKRFSDEQIISILREAEAGVSARELCRKHAISDATFYTWRKKYGGMEVPEVKRLKSLEEENARLKKLLAEAMLDKEALQVALGRKY from the coding sequence ATGAAGAAGCGTTTTTCCGACGAACAGATCATCAGTATTCTCCGCGAGGCCGAAGCCGGGGTTTCTGCCCGTGAGCTCTGCCGTAAGCACGCCATTTCCGACGCCACCTTTTACACCTGGCGTAAGAAGTATGGCGGTATGGAGGTGCCCGAGGTTAAGCGCCTGAAGTCGCTTGAGGAAGAGAACGCCAGACTCAAGAAGCTACTTGCCGAAGCCATGCTGGATAAGGAGGCACTTCAGGTGGCTCTGGGGCGAAAGTACTGA
- a CDS encoding transposase, giving the protein MCDATGLSQRRACRLTGLSLSTCRYEAQRPAADAHLSGRITELALERRRFGYRRIWQLLRREGLHVNHKRVYRLYHLNGLGVKRRRRRKGLATERLPLLRPEAPNLTWSMDFVMDALATGRRIKCLTCVDDFTKECLTITTAFGISGVQVTRILDSIALFRGYPATIRTDQGPEFTCRALDQWAYEHGVELRLIQPGKPTQNGFIESFNGRFRDECLNEHWFSDIVHARKTINDWRQDYNECRPHSSLNYQTPAEFAAGWRNGKYEEKPTDITN; this is encoded by the coding sequence ATGTGTGATGCGACCGGTCTGTCGCAACGTCGTGCCTGCAGGCTTACAGGTTTGTCCCTGTCGACCTGCCGCTATGAGGCTCAGCGTCCGGCGGCTGATGCGCATTTATCAGGGCGCATCACTGAGCTGGCACTGGAGCGCAGGCGTTTTGGCTACCGACGCATCTGGCAGTTACTGCGCCGTGAAGGCCTTCATGTTAATCACAAGCGCGTGTACCGTCTTTACCACCTTAACGGGCTGGGCGTAAAACGCAGACGACGTCGTAAAGGGCTGGCAACAGAACGTCTGCCGCTGCTCCGCCCGGAGGCGCCCAACCTGACCTGGTCGATGGATTTTGTCATGGACGCGCTGGCCACCGGTCGCAGGATCAAGTGCCTGACCTGCGTGGACGACTTCACGAAGGAGTGTCTGACAATTACCACCGCATTCGGGATTTCAGGCGTTCAGGTCACGCGAATTCTGGACAGCATTGCACTGTTTCGCGGCTATCCGGCGACGATAAGAACTGACCAGGGGCCGGAGTTTACCTGCAGAGCACTTGACCAGTGGGCTTATGAGCATGGGGTGGAGCTGCGGCTTATCCAGCCGGGCAAGCCAACACAGAACGGATTTATTGAAAGTTTTAACGGACGATTCAGGGATGAGTGCCTCAATGAGCACTGGTTCAGCGATATCGTTCACGCGAGGAAAACGATTAATGACTGGCGGCAGGATTATAACGAGTGTCGTCCACATTCATCGCTGAACTACCAGACTCCGGCTGAATTTGCGGCGGGCTGGCGAAACGGGAAATATGAAGAAAAACCAACCGACATTACTAACTGA
- a CDS encoding type IV secretion protein Rhs, giving the protein MYDWIVKDTGIDRGGMRLLKLGEINLASSLYSFSIHYNQVWIHRGSYLPFNLQDNLTAMTPNGEMYFQEGVYERDFSMASIDMQHMFLHEMMHVWQKQRGMWVKTRGAFSWAADYTYSLDKATLSDYSMEQQACIVSDYWLLKHYGFFNTKANLKYRDYDPSIPESDLVPLYLKILGSFPQ; this is encoded by the coding sequence ATGTATGACTGGATAGTAAAAGACACAGGCATAGATAGAGGTGGTATGCGCCTCTTAAAGCTAGGTGAAATCAATCTAGCCAGTTCTCTCTATAGCTTCAGCATTCATTACAATCAGGTATGGATTCACAGAGGCAGTTACTTACCTTTCAACCTTCAGGACAATCTGACTGCTATGACCCCTAACGGGGAAATGTATTTTCAGGAAGGTGTCTATGAAAGGGATTTTTCGATGGCCTCTATTGATATGCAACACATGTTTCTTCATGAAATGATGCACGTCTGGCAAAAGCAAAGGGGTATGTGGGTAAAGACTAGAGGCGCTTTCTCATGGGCTGCTGATTACACTTATAGCTTAGATAAGGCTACTCTCAGTGATTATTCAATGGAACAGCAAGCCTGTATAGTTAGTGATTACTGGCTATTAAAGCACTACGGATTCTTTAACACTAAAGCAAATCTCAAATATAGAGATTATGACCCTTCTATTCCTGAAAGTGATTTGGTGCCCTTATATCTAAAGATTTTAGGAAGTTTCCCGCAATGA
- a CDS encoding membrane protein: protein MVTSRQPRDVAQILLSVLFLAIMIIACLWIVRPFILGFAWAGTVVVATWPLLLRLQKLLFGRRTLAVLVMALLLFLVFIIPIALLVNSLVDTSGPVIRGITSGEMTVPDLAWLNSIPLVGAKLYSGWHSLLEMGGSAIMAKVRPYVGTTTTWFIAQAANIGHFMMHCTLMLLFSALLYWRGEQVAHGVRHFATRLAGTRGDAAVLLAAQAVRAVALGVVVTALVQAVLGGIGLAISGVPYATILTVIMILTCLVQLGPLLVLIPCIIWLYWSGDTTWGTVLLVWSCVVGTMDNVIRPMLIRMGADLPLILILSGVIGGLIAFGMIGLFIGPVLLAVTWRLFSAWVHEIPAPATDPDVVLHELEDKNKQ, encoded by the coding sequence ATGGTCACTTCTCGTCAGCCCAGGGACGTTGCGCAAATACTGCTGTCGGTGCTGTTTTTAGCCATCATGATCATTGCGTGTCTATGGATAGTTCGTCCGTTCATCCTTGGATTTGCGTGGGCAGGTACGGTGGTCGTCGCCACCTGGCCACTGCTGTTGCGCTTGCAGAAATTGTTGTTCGGTCGCCGTACGCTCGCCGTGCTGGTGATGGCGTTGCTGCTTTTTTTAGTCTTCATTATTCCGATTGCGCTGCTGGTTAACAGCCTGGTCGATACCAGCGGGCCGGTGATCCGCGGGATAACAAGCGGTGAGATGACCGTGCCGGATCTGGCGTGGCTCAACAGCATTCCACTGGTCGGCGCCAAGCTTTACAGCGGCTGGCATAGCTTGCTGGAGATGGGCGGCAGTGCGATCATGGCGAAAGTGCGTCCGTACGTTGGCACAACAACCACCTGGTTTATCGCCCAAGCGGCCAATATCGGCCACTTTATGATGCACTGTACCCTGATGCTGCTCTTCAGCGCCCTGCTTTACTGGCGCGGTGAACAAGTTGCGCATGGCGTGCGTCATTTTGCGACGCGCCTCGCGGGGACTCGCGGTGATGCGGCAGTGCTACTGGCGGCGCAAGCCGTGCGCGCCGTGGCGCTGGGCGTGGTAGTCACAGCGCTGGTGCAGGCGGTTCTCGGCGGGATAGGGCTTGCGATCTCCGGCGTGCCGTACGCAACCATTCTCACCGTCATCATGATCCTCACCTGCCTGGTCCAGCTTGGCCCGCTATTAGTGCTCATTCCCTGCATTATCTGGCTCTACTGGAGCGGCGATACCACCTGGGGCACGGTGCTGCTGGTGTGGAGCTGCGTGGTAGGAACAATGGATAACGTTATCCGTCCAATGCTGATTCGCATGGGTGCAGATTTGCCGCTGATTCTTATCCTCTCCGGCGTCATCGGCGGGTTAATTGCCTTTGGCATGATCGGACTGTTTATCGGCCCTGTACTGCTGGCAGTGACCTGGCGTCTGTTCTCCGCGTGGGTTCACGAAATCCCAGCGCCTGCAACCGACCCGGATGTGGTACTGCATGAGCTTGAAGATAAGAATAAGCAGTAA